The Archocentrus centrarchus isolate MPI-CPG fArcCen1 chromosome 12, fArcCen1, whole genome shotgun sequence nucleotide sequence tgggaattgaactaaaggtggcgctgtagagccattttgaaagggccgtgcctgaaaccattaaaatacttaaattttcaccagacctgagtttttgagcatgtttaggccctcaaaaaagaAATTCATTTGCCTAAACGTCCAAAGccattacaatagggccttcaaACAGGTTGTGCTCGGGCCCTGATGATGCTGGttgctctgctgtttgtttcacgaTGCTCTAAAAAGTTTAAATGAGTAACAGCTGACATGTCTGCACCTCCACACTGCTGGAATTAAACCAGCAACTCAGATCCGATATTCCCcctctgagcatcttcagcttttctgttcttttgttgGACAGTTTGCAAACACGGGCGAAATTCATCAATCTAGAAATGTTAGAAATCAGCCTGCATGGGTGTCAGGTTGTGTCTGTGAGGGCTGGCTCTTTACGGAGGTGAGATTCTCTGCCAGAGCCCCTGGGCAAAACACCGCACCACCACAGGTTCATTACTTCTGGGGATTAAGACACTGTTCCAAGTCTGCAGCAGGAATCACAGCAACAGGCGACCTCTCCAGCGTGCACCCCGCATCTCACCCTGtgactgctgggataggctccacccccccaaACCCTGAAAAAGGATACATGgctctttttctttaaataacaaATGCACGCACCATGTTCATAACCTATGCAGTCAAATTATATTTGACTCGTGGTTtgcatctgtttttctttctgcacatgTGAGGAACCTCGAGATGACTCGAGGTCTGGGAAAAAACGTTTGACAGAAGTTGTTTTGGTTGGAGCGAGCGATGAGGAGGCCTCGGGGCATCGATCAATATTCTGCCACTATACGACCATATTCACCAATACACAGTCATAAATCTGCGCTCTTCATGACTGAGTAGGCCAcacaggaaaaatgaaaaatcatacacgtgtgtgtgtgtcaccaaAGTCGATGCTCGTGATGGAGCGATTAGTCTGTCATCAGCCATCTGTAGCAGAATTatggttttatttaaattctgCCTCAGAGGCTTTacagatgtgtttttttgttcttttatttggttgaaaatgtttcattttagtcctgtttcagtcatttttgtgACTTTTGGTCTTTCTAAATCTTATAAATATGAGTGGTACTCATGAGGAGCATAAGTGAATAAACATGTAGAGTTAACAGAAGGACTCACAGTCACAGGAAAATCAATAAATGTCTGTGTTATTAAAGCCTCAGTCTGGTTTTAATGTTTGATGTGATCAAAGTAACAAAGATGCAAATTAaagtgttaaaaagaaaaactattttagctttttaagtataaaatatttgtttagttagtttaaatttgctttggaaagtcttatttttattccagGGTGCAGATATCTAAACATAGAGTGTGCAAAGATAAAAAGCAGGTGGATTCACTTCCATGGTGACAAGAACACAAAGATGTGAGCCTCCCCATCACCCTATCTGTAAAAACGTTAAATGAGGAAACTCGATATCCCTGAATAAAGCAGCATCCCAAAGCACAGATAAACTCATCTCCTGGGCAGTCCAGACAAAAACCCTCAGACCCGTCTGGGTGTCTTcatggaaaacaaagaaaatttaaagCAGCCTTTGTGACGTCTTCGCCTCACATTGTCCTTCAGTCCATTTGCCTGTCAAGTCACAATTCAAatttctccatctctgctttCAAGGTCAGAAATTtccataagaaaaaaaagaatatttcccTAATCAAAGAAACTCAAACTTGCTCGGTCTGCCGTGGAAGAGCTTCTCTGCGTGTTTATGGAAAAACATCCAAGAtccactctcactctctcacacacacacacacacacacacacacacacacacacacacacacacacacacacacacacacacctgaggctATCCAGGTGTGAACTGCAGCCAGGAGGTGTTTATGTAATGGGTGTATGTAAAGGGCTCCACTtgaaacctcttttttttttttttactatcaaATGTTAAACTCCAGtggaccgggggggggggggggggggggggggtgctgtgaATGAGAATGAgccctaaaacaaacaaaaaggccgCTGGGTCGTTTCACCTTCCTACCTGTTGAGCCAGTTTCCTGTAAACTCAGGAGCtcgatataaaaaaaaaaaaaaaaaaaaaaaaaggtgagtggACTTCTTCAGAGAGAaatccagtcgcctttttttaaagactactatgactgagaatctacacagacatattttcCTGTTATCTGTATGCGTCACCCAGCTGCTGGTTTAGTGCCTCTCTGCCTGCTCACAGCTGATGCGCATCTATCCCCAGCCTTATACGAGCACACAGCTACTGCATCAACATTTGCACCTATGGAACTGTCATATGAGCAAAATCTGTAACAGCTAAATAGGCATTTTGCCAAATGGCTGCTGGTGCTGCGTGGCTAGTTTATTGCAACAATTGTTTCCTTTATCCTGACTTTACTTGATGAAAACATCAAATTAAATGCAGTTTATTAATAGAACTGCACTAAATGTTTGTACTAAATGTCAACATACTTTGCTGTGTTAAACTGAAGAATCCACCCTGTTGATTTAAACCCAGTTTTCAGTTGTTGCGCACACCAGTGTGcttccaaatcattgaatcTGACGTCTGAGGCACGCCGGACATGTTGAAGTCTTCTCCTGAGCGACGGCCATCACCAATATGAAGAAACTGCCGTAAAGCAAAACCATCACGgagactttttttctttgttaatgaTTTGGACCAGAACTCCAGAAGCTACATATTTCACTGAAAACATAAAGGCTGTGTGTAACAGGTTTTTAAGAAGCAAcgcactttttttcccctcttgctccaaaatatttttacacaacgtcctcacatttattattaatacagaaaaatatgctcatttttaacagctgtaaTTTCCCTTAGTCATCCTGGCATTTGATTGTGTAACAGATTTATTTCACCAGACTGGGAATCACAAATGTAACCTGAAATACAagcagcacatttttaaaaaatcataataaagaCAGGTCACCTATCCAAACATCCCAGCATTCGGGCCTGATCTGGGCTTTTTCCAACCTACAGCTCAATTACAGCGGAGGGGGGGTGCTGTGTTGTGCAGATGGGACCAATATAAGGTGGACAAGCGGCAAAGCTGAGGCCAACACACTCACCCTCCCTTAAAGCCATCAGTTAAGGCCAAAGTTGATcagaagagaaacacagagatatATATATTATCTATCTAGCTGCTACCTGCAAATTTGTCAGATTTCAATGAGGAAAAGAAGAGTGTGACTGAAGAGGGAGCCgctgctgctttttcacacaaggtttcctttttgtttggtCAAAATCAGGTAACAAAAATAGTGAAATTAGCGACCCTGCTCCACTCAGACTGAAAAATCCTACTGATGCATCATCATGTGATCGTTTGTGAGGCTGCAGATTTATACTGAGTTTCCCTCAGcaaaaattaattacattttacaacCCAGAAATTCGGAAACAATCCAGacacatttcaaataaaaccagcatttaaaaaaaatattttttaagtaaCCCAGAGCGATGCGTTTCCTATGATATGCAAATATATAACATCATATTTAACCGTCTCTTGGACAGGACAAAAAGCCAAGTATTTGAAAACGTCTCCCAGATCTGATTTTGCTTTTGCTTCCAGTCCTGCGGGACTTCTCGGCTGCGGATGAAATCAGTCCAGCACAGGCCCCGAGTCTTAATAAAAATGAGTAGCGTCTCTGTTCTGAGCCAGATTAAATCAATGAGGGTTTAAAACGAGGTCTCAGCGGAAACTTTCCaccgagagagagaaaaggtgaGCTCTGCTGCAGCCGTCCAGGTGAAACTCAGGTCCTGCCCAATTATACACTTATAAAAAGCTCCATTTATACGAGTATATTTGTACTCAACTTacctttttcctcttcagaTGAATATTAAAAAGGTGAATCCTGTTCTCAGTCGGTGTCCGGAGCGCTCCGCCGCCGCACCATGTTGTCAGCTTCTTCCTGATTATACCGTCTCTGGCAGCGGATCCCCGCCCTTCTTCCCCGGCTGCCTCACCTGCGTTGGCCCGCACAAACCTGCCGAACCGGTCTGATCTCCTCCAGCCCTGAAAACAACAGCAGGCAGCCCGTTAAAAACAACGCGTGGCATTCAGGATGTGTGGGGGGGTGGCTGCAGCTACGGAAGTGGGCGCGGAGGTGTTTTCTGGTCACGTGATCGGCAGGTATAGCGGCGTTTAATTGAATTCTTAATTAGACCAGGTGGCGGCGGCTGtatgccaaaataaataaaaaaaaaacatttttaagtcaCTTTTATTGACTTTTCACTAGTTTGAGAAAAGTATGTAGAACAGCACAcctgaaaacatatttaaagtgaTGGGCAAAGCGAGGCTTTCTGAAACACTGAACCGTTCGAAGCGAATTGTGTCGAGGGttcgaaacaatctgaaacacaTCTCTGTAGTGACACCCAGTGGCTACTTTAGCTCAGTCCACATCTGTATAATGACGTTCACAGCAAATTTGGAAGTGTTAATTCAACTCCTAGGGAGTTGAATTAACACTTTCAAAGTGTCTATATTGGTCCACTCTAGATCGAGTTAAAATAACACTTTTGAAAGTGTTAAAGAGTTAACACTGTGATAGAGTTAAAACAACACTCTCAATAGttgaaatcagaatcagaatcagaatcagaaggtttttattgccatatgggtgaacaggttcacagcattaggaaactgctgcggtacttcgtgcttacagaaaaaaaaacaaataagtataaaaactataagacaatatacaagtatacaaattgcaaatatacagagatattagagctataactataacacaatattacaaaattacaaaatatacagtgcagagactaattaaaagataaaagaatgttaaatatattccactaatatgtacatcagtgcagtcagacaggtgcatagacatagggtcatcagcgtttgtggagggtggtggtaacagtcttagggttattgttcatgagtccaacagcagaggggaagaaactgttcttatggcgggaggttctggtccgtaaaTCTAACACACATCAGTGTTGAATTTACCTAACACCAGTGTGTAGTGTCAAAAGTTAACACCATATATCTGTTAATTTAACACTGAATAaggtttaaaatatattaactcAATGGAAAGTGTTAAATCAAAATCTGGATTTTCAAAATACTACTGGTAGTCAATTAATAATCCCAAATTCacttccaaaaacaaaagatgccacttgaatttacaaagaaaaccacacaagttgcagtttgaatccacctgtaTTTTAAACAAGCACACCACATAAAACACTGGCTTTGCAATAGCTACAACAGAACTCATAGAATATGGCAGTGTGGCACAATGtatgttttttcacacatttcattaGAAAACTGCTTGTCATAGGGTCTGTAATAAACCATGTCCTTAActggaaacacagaaaatgaatcTGCTCTCTCACTGATACAGTATGCATTGAAATGATCATCAAAATAAAGAGTGTCCACTCTGCAAGACAAAATGAAAGCTTGCTCATCATGTACAATGATGTTGGTGACTTTTCTGAAAATaggaatttctgtttttgttccagtacaaacaaacataccaatCTGATATTCGGTTCCAAAGTTTTTCACCCAATTAGTGGTTGACACTTCACAGTATGTGCTTACATTAAAAGCAGAACTTAAAATCTCACCTCCGTCCaagcttttaataatttttgtCTTCACTGGACCACACTCGAATCTCTGAAAATCAAAATTCTCCCAGTGGTAAGCTAGCTGTCTCTGGTGTTGCTTAACCAAtgcttttgtgatatttttgaaatttttcactgatcttttaaaaaaattatgtttggcCTCAAATCTCATGCACCATACACGAAGGAGTGGACCTATTTTTCTAATACAACGTGGATAATGTAGTATAAAATGACGCTTTGGAAGCAATCTTTTCTGTGGAAACAAAGATCTAAATAGCTTGTGGTGGTCCTTAATTAAGTGCTTCAAATAGTAAGTCATACCATTAGTTACAATGGGTGAAAACACAATATTCACAATCTGTATCAAGAGGAGCAGCAGATTCCAGTAACAGTTATTTCTTTCCAATACATCACCAAAAATAAGAGGAGCATTTCTCACAAGACACCAAGACTGAATTGCATTTAGTCCAAGATCCTTGCTAACCTCATCCATTTTCAACCCACTTGGCCTATTTTTTCTCTCAATATAACCATAGTTGAAACTTTGAATCCTCTGTGACAACGATTCCAAAGAAAGATACTTCTGGTTGACAAGGTACTAAAAGACAAGTTTGAGTTCGTACTGTACTACACCTTCAAGTAAATCGTGCATTATGTCAACTGCATAGTTGTCAGAGGTGTGGAAAAAATGCAATGTATTGAGTAAGCATGTCTTTTTGACACCAAATGTTGAATCCAACATAGGATTTTCTTGTAGAGCTGCACAATGTTCTACATGGATTTCTTTTGTACGAAAAATCATACCAGGGTCATCTTCAGTAAAGACAGACTGTGACTCATCCTTACTTGTCAAACAAAATCTACAGAAATACGTAGCACTGAAGGACTCAACAAAACCACACAGTCCGTGTAAACCAAGGTTGTCACCTGTTACTTGTATAACAGAACCAAGCAATGGTGAGTCTGAGAAAGGCACCTCAATTCCTTGAGTTTCAAGAATTTTAAGATCATCAACAAGAGGCTTTAGGATGTCATCAAAGCCATAAGTTTTCAGGTATTGTGAGTGAAAAAGAGTCACAACATGTATATTCATCAACACAGAATTATATTTTGGGGGAAGGTTtctcaaaataaagtaaatacaaCCAAGTTTGTGAATTCCTTTCTTTGAACCTAAAGGGTTTGCTGTCTCAAACTCATCAAAATAGAGTTGAATCTGTAGAACATGTTTTTTctgggaaaacaaaatgttactTTTGAAGTATGAACCATCACATATGTCTTTATAAATGCCTTCTTCGTGAAGATTGGCTTTCAAAAAACTTTCACATAATTCAGCATTCCTGAACATAGACTTAAGAGTTCCTAGAATGGGCGTATACACAAATTTATCTGTTACAGGGACCTGACTGTAAAGTCCTGTTGTTTGATCTCTGCGAACATCAAACCGCACCCCAAGAACATACTCAACAGGTTCAACAATTTCCCACTTTTCCTCAAAGAACTTCTGTCTTTTGACTCGAGTATTTAAGGttgaaaagggatttttttagtcgatcaaaacatttttcaattttcttttccaAATCTGTGCCTTGAATTTCTGAAGTGCAGCCAAGAACTGCCTCTCTTACATCCCTATGAATGTCATTAACAAGTTCCTCCATAGAACCCACCATTGCTTGGACTGTGCTCTCAGCAACACCACATGCTTGCAACTGTGCAACAACAGAGGAACACATATTTAACATATGATTGTTGTCAGTAGAGGGCTGAGTAGTTACAGGAGAGTTTGTACTGACTGCCTGTGAAGTTGAGGGCTCACCAACTTCATTCAGAGTGTCCACATTGTCAGCAGTATAAGTCAAAGCAGCATCTCTATGGAAATGAACAAGATGCTTTTTAAAACCTGAATATGTGCAAAACGATAAACAACATCCCAACTGTCCACATTTTAAACGTAACGTCTTTCCAGGATATAGACCATGGTGGAGTCTTAAATGCTGACAAAGCAATGCAGAACTTTTGTGGTGTGCTTTACAGACATAACAAAGAAACATATTTGCATCCAAGGATATTTATCACCTCAAGCGTCGTGCAAAAATCTTGCTCTTAGTTCCCTGACTCTGGGACTTTCCTTGGCATGTCCCAcatcaatgttaaaaactgtGGTTTGGATGAACGTATAGAAGTTATAGAGGGATTCATGGTAGTTGACGCTGAAGATGAAGTGTGCCTTGAAGAGCTCATCGAAAGCTGCCAAGGAGGTCTGTGCCTTGCAAGGGACGGCCTTGTGATCAATGATGATGTAGTATCTTTGGATGCTGCTCTTGTTTTCAccaacacacaggaggaagggcTGTCCCGGTTCCACACCAGCAAGGAAGGTTTCGACACTGGCTCCCATCTTTGACAAAATGTATAGAAGTGGAATGATAAAAATCCATGAAATATGGCACAGCTACATTCAAATAGCTAACAAAGCCAATAAGAAAGTGCTTCAACACAAGAAGTAGGATCATCAGAATAACCACATAAATACAGTATGATTTGCATACCTGCAGATTTCTCACAACATGGTCCACAGCTTGACATGAGCTGATTTTGGCACTCTTCTTGTGGCCTTTGGAGGTAGGTGGAAGCAAGTGAAGCAACAGTAGAATGCTTGACAGGTCACTGTCCCAGCCTAGGGGAAACACAGGTAAAAGACACATTCAAATGATACATAACTGATATTTTAAAGAGTGAGCCAAACTAACCAGACCCACCTGTGTCGTGCTGCGAATACAAGAGCTCTTCAATGTGCTCATTAGAAGTCAGTTTTCTGCACTCTGTCAGGATCCTAGGTTTGAAAAAAGTAGgccattttgccaaaaatcTGCCCGACACCTCCTCTCCAAACATCATGGTGAAGTCCTGGTCAATCTACAGAAGAATGTGCATCTTTATACTATTTCATGTTGAAAGTGTATACTTTGAGTGATGATtcacttaataataataataataatattaataataagttGTTTGTCTTACCAAGCCAGTGATGTTAAGGAATCGTGGGAAGACATCCAAGACTGTTGAAGAGCACTGTTGATCTTGAATCAGTGTTTGACGATACTGAAATGTGGCCCTCATCTTCTCTTTGACTGCTGATTCATCAGTTGAATGTTTCAAAAAGGATATCGCTTCACGACACTCCTCACCAAGCAGCTGCTTATCAGTGCAGGaaacctctctctttctctttggaCTATCTTCATAGGCTGTGCTGGTGGAGGATCTCCGGGACTGAGCTGCCGAGTTGCGCTGAACAGTTTTTATTCTCCAAGCCAAGTAGCCAGATCCACTCTGTTGGTCATAGAAGTGTTCCTGTGatagtaaaaatacaaaattgtaGAGCAAATTCAGAATATATTACTACTGCATAAACTGACATAAAagactttcatttaaaaacttaCATATCCATTGTCTGAATATGGATCTTTGAGGCTGGGAAATAGAGAGATGATGCCCAAAGCATATTTAGTTCTCACAGAGACTGGTGGGATCATCCTGAAAGATAAACATGACATAACTACAACAATTCTATCAGGGTTTAAAGGGGACAAATTCTACTGTTATTTGCTTCAATGAGTTTTAGTCTCTCTCAAATTGTCAGTTTTTATGTCATGCTTTAGCCATTTGATGTTTATTTCCATTATAGGATATATTAAAGAAATTGCTTTACTGATATGCAATGTCCTAAACTGAATGTgctcttttaaacatttttaaagtataaatatgaatattgaTGTCTTACCCATGAATTTCAACCATGTTGGCCACAAGGAGGTTTACCAAACGTCTTCTTGTGCCATCCGTCAGTGATCGCAGTTTATCGTATTCATCCAAAATAACCTGTCCACCTGGTTTAACCTGGAGAGCATTTCTCACCATCTACAAGATTAAGCATCACATAGTCAGAAATTTCATCAATCTTTATCAACATCAAATTCAACAAACAACCCACAGTTTAACAGCAAAATTCTTTGTGCCTGATGTTTTACATCATTTGTTACAAAAGCTGCACAGTGCACACCTCTTTTGCTGCTTCCCGTTCAGCATGTGTTCTCGTCCCTCCGTTTGTGTGAACAATCACTGTGGCATCAGATGAGTCAGAAGATGCTAGCAAGGAGTCTCCAGAAACTGACACAGATGAATTGTCTGACATGGTTGACTCCAGCGAAGTAGATGATAAATCATGTTGAAGCACAACTggaaacagtggaaaaaaaatgtatacagcAAATGGATAACATTTGTtctaaatactttatttttctaaattcaTGATCTACTCCTTCCTCAACAAGGCTGAGCCTCACCTGTTGACTTCTCAGTTGTCACCCTAACAGTAAGGTTCCCTGCTTGCAAAAGATCCTCAAACACATCTGCATCAACTTCTGTCCCTGATTCATCTGTCAAGTGTAGCTCAGTCTCAAGAGGAAGACCTAGCTTCACAATGActgataaaaatattatatttagagCAATGGAAAAACTTTTTATAGCACGGTTTTATAGCAAATAGTCCATTTACACAAACATTCTGTACTACATGAAAACTGATGCCAACCTTTCTGAAGAAATGTGCTGAAGTCATCATAACCATCTTCAGTCTCAGCTACTTTGACATACTTCTGCGTTTCTCCAAATCTCACCTTCACCAACATGATGtactaatgaagaaaaaagaaaaggcaaccACAATGTGccattatttacagtatattcacCGTGAATGTGTagagacagaaacatttttgtttgctttactCGCATGAAATCGACTGTGGAAATGCTTCTTTGATTCTCATATGCACAAGTCATGCCAACCAGTCCCCACCTAAATAATGGGAGCCagcaccagggttataatagttttggattttacattatagttaggttttagttagtttttactttttgttctccaattcagttagttttaattagttttcagagtggttttgatcgtttttattagtttttatttttggtttaatgcttagttttaattagttttagtattttcatacttaaacaggtgcaagattcaaggcgtacaagtgaggcactgttactgaattgtcctcgctgctttttaaaaacatccttgcaatgccATTACGCcatgtaaaagaaactgcattgtaaaaatgtttaaatgaacagcaAGTGTGTAACCCTGCAATGTAAACAACAGTGCAAGCGGAAGTAAACTACTGGATTCCGCTacgaattatgggtaatggcgcgaGGTCAGGAATGCCGTCATGACGACTAACAGCACCAACACCCATAAATAAAGAGTTTGACAATATAACATCACTTGAAGGTATAAACATGACAGTGacgttatttttttatatgcatgGAGAGCTGCAGCATTGAGTAAAGTTATAAAAACTCACCAGCATTTCAGACCTTTATTACCCATGGCAGCAGGTGATGGCGGGAGGGTATGCGACCCTGTTGCCAGCTCCGCTAACAAGCTAaagttaaaactttttttttttaatttagcccAAAACTtagaaaatgataaataaataaactactcCTGCCGATTAAAAGCTCCGGGTTTAGTGCAGGACTTGGTGTGGCGGCCCggtgtgttttttctctctccagctATTCGTCCAGCAGAAACATACCACCGGCCTCTCATAGCTTTTCTGATTTTAGCACCTGTCCATCGACAAGCAGGAGCTCAAGCCCCGGGTCCAGCACAGGCACTCTACCCCCTCGATACATTATGCCATATTAAAGCCAAGACCGTCAAGAAAACGACACCACAGCTAAATATGTTAACTCAGATGGCCTTCAGATTTTCTAAGTTTTAATGTTCAGCTAACCCGACACCTCATGCTACACCAGTTTGGCTAGCTTTAACCTCTCACAAAAAATTGCAGTTGTACATATATACCGTGATATCCAAACGCATATACTTACGTTAAGCAAACTATGTATTAATCAATAAACTTGCGCAAAGGGAAAATGAATGCAGCCATAAAAAATATCATGCAAAAACTTACCTTGTCACGATGTAAGCTCCAGACTgcatgagactttttttttttttaattcggaCTGTTTACTgatacaaacagaaagaaatagcATACAGTAAGTATCAGAAAAAACAATTCTACACACAATAGTCATACTGCACAGTCCAAGGAGataattaacaaaaaagaaaagagaatgcTAGGGGGGTTCAGGATCATaagaaaacattcaaagcaGTACATTCCTCAATGGTTCGAAGTGCCTTTTGTTTGTCTGAGTCTTTGATTGTCCGAATGTATTGCTTGACCTCATTgtgaaaagcaataaaaagtgGTTTCCTTCCAGAGTATTTGCAACAATGAATatgatattttgacattaacaacagaaggtttatcAAGTAGCCAGAGTTATTTCTCTGTGTACAGTTTTTAACAAGACCAAACAGTACTGCCTTCCACGATAAGACAAAGTTTTTTTCTATGCTACTgtgaataaagtcacacagttCTTGCCAAAATGCATTAACAAATGGGCAATACCAAAACAGGTGAACAACAGTTTCAGGACATGTATCACAAAAGCTACAGTTAGTATCTATATCTTTCTTGAATCTGCTTTTTACATAAGATTTAGCAGGATATATCTTATGGATAATTTTAAAAGAGActtctttaactttatttgtaatCAGATATGTATTTGGGAGAAGCCACACCTTTCTCCATGGTATCCCATCCACAAACCCATTCCAGTATGGAATAACATCCGGTCGTGTTGTGCGGTTATCTAGAAATAATGTTCTTATAGCTCTGTTATTTCTTCGCTGATCAGATAGACAAATTTTCCCTACAGGCGTGTCTgctggagacagacaggtgaggtcaTAAACGTCAAGTCTCTTTTGGCCCTTAAAAAGCATACATACACCAGAGGGGATGGCTCCAAATACCCTGGCATAGTCTCCAGGAGTTACAGGGATATTAAATTTTCTAAGAAATTCTTCATAGGTGAGCAAAAGGCCTTTGCTATTGAATAGCTGGTCAACCCATATGATGTTGTTCTGAAACCAGTGTTCCAAAAACAGAGATTTCTGTTTATATAAGATGTCTTTGTTATTCCAAATCAGAAAGTTGTGGGGAGAGAAATTATGCTTGTAGATGAGGGACCATGAGAGAAAGGCCTGGCGATAAAAAGCAGATATCTTAACAGGGATTTTATCAATGTCATAgttacaaacaagaaaaaactcAATACCACCCAGCTTAGACAATATATGGAGAGGAATAATATTCCAAATTGAAGTTGGGTTTCTAAAGATTTGCTTTAAAGTATTAACTTTGAATGTATtgtttaaagtgtaaaaatccAGGATATAGAGACCACCATTTTCACATGCATTCATGACAACTGACTTCTTCAAATAGTGATTCCTATTTTTCCAGACAAAGTTAAAGAGCATTTTATCAATAACTTTTAGGGTCTCATCAGAGAGATGCAGAGCCAAGGCTGCATATATTAGCCGAGATATTCCTTCTGCTTTGCTGAGCAAAACTCTTCCTCTCAGTGATAAGTCTCGTAAGAGCCACTGATTTAATTTACTTTGGATTTTCTGTATAATTGGGTTGAAATTTGCGgtgcttcttttgttttgatctTTTATTATTGAGATTCCTAAGTATTGCACTCCCTCCTTTATGGGAATGCGATACAGTTCAGGTTTTGTACAGCTCTTGATAGCCATAAGTTC carries:
- the LOC115789763 gene encoding uncharacterized protein LOC115789763; amino-acid sequence: MLVKVRFGETQKYVKVAETEDGYDDFSTFLQKVIVKLGLPLETELHLTDESGTEVDADVFEDLLQAGNLTVRVTTEKSTVVLQHDLSSTSLESTMSDNSSVSVSGDSLLASSDSSDATVIVHTNGGTRTHAEREAAKEMVRNALQVKPGGQVILDEYDKLRSLTDGTRRRLVNLLVANMVEIHGMIPPVSVRTKYALGIISLFPSLKDPYSDNGYEHFYDQQSGSGYLAWRIKTVQRNSAAQSRRSSTSTAYEDSPKRKREVSCTDKQLLGEECREAISFLKHSTDESAVKEKMRATFQYRQTLIQDQQCSSTVLDVFPRFLNITGLIDQDFTMMFGEEVSGRFLAKWPTFFKPRILTECRKLTSNEHIEELLYSQHDTGWDSDLSSILLLLHLLPPTSKGHKKSAKISSCQAVDHVVRNLQMGASVETFLAGVEPGQPFLLCVGENKSSIQRYYIIIDHKAVPCKAQTSLAAFDELFKAHFIFSVNYHESLYNFYTFIQTTVFNIDVGHAKESPRVRELRARFLHDA